The Pseudanabaena sp. PCC 6802 genomic interval TCAAGTGCAAATTTCCGCTTGGTTGAGGGGCTTATTAAGTGTTGCTTGGGCAGATAGTGATTTTAGTGCTAGCGAGAAAAATTTACTACAAGAATTAACCCAAAGTCCAGAGTTGCACAGTAATATCAACCTGGAAGAACTGAAACCCATTACCCCGTCCGAGTTGGCTGAGGCCCTCGGTAAAGATCCGAAAATTACGCAAAATTTTCTACGTACGGCAGTGATGATTGCCATGGTAGATGGCATGTACTCCCAGACAGAAGATGACCTGATCCAACAGTTTTGCGTAGCGCTCGGTCAAGAAATTAAGCCAATAGTCGAGCTGCGCAAAAAAATAGAGGCTTTACCTGGTAAAGAACACCATCCCGATCTACTCAATCCCGTCAAAGAATGGTTAGATCGCCTGGATATTCACGATAAAAGGTTGGCTCATTTCCTGTGTAAAGCTATACCTGCGCAATGTCCATTTGAAAGGGATGTCATCCTATTCGGGCGGAAAGTTATGCACATACCTGCCATGTGTCAAATCAATCCGTTGTACGATCAGTTGGTTGGATTGCGCTTTCGTGCTATGAACTACTTAGCGGATGATTGCGACGAGGACGTATCGAAATACTGTTAAGGGATTTGCGTATAAATAAAGGATCGGTTGTAGGATGCCGTTAGCACCAGCGTGACGATCGGGAAATTCATGATTCGGTCAATTATTAAAGTGCTAGTCTCTAATGTCCCTAATGATGTGTTTAATAAGATTGCCAATCCAGTTATTATTAACCAGACTGCCCCTAGTGCCAACAAAGTTAAAATTCCATGACAAAAGAGCTAAAAGAGTCAGATCCTGGGTCGCCTTCACCCAACGTGCTACGAATCATTCTGGCGCTACGGAAGTGGGGGTGGGGCAGTTTCTGGTCGCAGTTAGTCTTGGCAATCATTGCTAGTATCATCTTGATCGCAACTATTCCATTTGTTACTCGGGCTGCGGCTCCCAATCCTAACGTTCCTATTGCTACTGCTCCCAGTCCTGGTATTGGCATGGGAATTTTATTTACCGTAATTGGTATTGGCATAGTTTATTTCACTGCGTTCTGGAGCTTTCGCTATACAAAGTTAGCCCAAAAGCTCAGAGGTGCAAATGGCGGGGAACGTCCATCCAAGTTGCAAACAGTAAAGTTATTAAAAACTGGGGCGATCTTCAGCTTGATTGGGATGCCAGTTACCCTAATCGGAGCTAATGCTATTGTTGGGGCGCTAACTATTAAATCTCTAACCCCACAGCCTACTGGCGGCTATGTTGGGGTTATTTCAGTGCAGCCAATTGATATGTTTGTAGTTCAGGCAAGCATTTTGACTATTCTGGCGCACTTTGTCAGTTTATTTGCTTCTCTGTGGTTATTAAACCGCGTTAGTGACAAGCCAACCAACTAAATTGAAGGTCATATGGGTTGCCTCCCCTTCGCAGGAGGACTGGAGGAGAGGTGGGGTTCGGTCCTAATAATTTCAGGCAATAGCAAGTGTGGCAAAAGCTTAATTTTGTTTTAGGCAAGTGTTTAGATGGGTTGCTTGAGTCAAAATGCCCCCTATGCCAGCGTTCTACACCAGATCGCATTTGTGGGGATTGCGATCGCCAAATAACTAGCTGTCGCTATCCTCAGTTTTGCCAACCCCAACCCTCCGCTCTAGTGCCAATGCTGTTTAGTTGGGGTGTATATGATGGCGCGCTGAAGCGGGCGATCGCCGCCTGTAAATACGAGCGTCATCCCGCGATTGCCACGCTGCTAGGTGTAAAGATGGCGCAGGCGTGGCAGCAAGATCCTATGGCAAAACAGTTATTACAACCCAGGTCTGGCAGTATAAGCGCGGTTCCTATTCCGCTGCATCCCCAGAGATTGCAGGCCAGAGGCTTTAATCAAGCCGAAGTATTGGCGAGTAGCTTTTGCGCAGAAGTAGGGTATCGCTGTTTTCCCCAAGCGCTGATCCGCACTAAGAATACTAAACCCCAAATCGAGACTAAAAACATACGGGAACGGGAGAGCAATCTAGCTCGCGCTTTTGAGATCGGAAAGATATCGGGGTTAGGTAAGTCGGTTATTTTAGTCGATGACATTTACACTTCAGGTTCGACCATACGCGAAGCGATCGCCACTCTAGCAGGCTCAAATATTACCGTCAGCGCTGTAGTAGTGCTGGCAAAGCCAAAACTGTGAGTTAGACTTTTATTTCAATTCGCTTTTCATGCGCTCTAGCGTCATGTTCATCTGATCGAACATCTGCTGTGGGGTAATGCCAAAATTGCCAATCTGCGTTTGGAGCTGTTTCATAGTCATTTGCGCCATAAAGTCATCTGATAACTCAAACCGCTTCATAAAGATGCGGTAGCGATCCATCATTTCTTCCATCTTTTCGATGAACAGCTTTTTACCTTCGCGATCGAACTTACCGTAGCCAGCACCTAGCTCCATGAGCGATTGATAGTCCTGAAATAAGCTGCGCGCTTCCTGTTGTACGATCTCAGAGTCAAAAAAACCCATACCCATCATTTCAGTTAGACTTACCAAGCTTATTCTATCGCTTGATTCCCCAGGTTATTCACGCTTTGAGGTGGGGATATCCCTACTTAGGAGATTCCTACGAAACAATATACCTAGGTGTAAGGGCAGGTTTAGCCCAAGCCTGATGGTTTTAACCGAAGATAAACTGCAAAACCTGCCCCCTACGGGGATTTTATTTACTA includes:
- a CDS encoding Mo-dependent nitrogenase C-terminal domain-containing protein, whose amino-acid sequence is MTTSQMPYSQVQISAWLRGLLSVAWADSDFSASEKNLLQELTQSPELHSNINLEELKPITPSELAEALGKDPKITQNFLRTAVMIAMVDGMYSQTEDDLIQQFCVALGQEIKPIVELRKKIEALPGKEHHPDLLNPVKEWLDRLDIHDKRLAHFLCKAIPAQCPFERDVILFGRKVMHIPAMCQINPLYDQLVGLRFRAMNYLADDCDEDVSKYC
- a CDS encoding DUF3611 family protein — encoded protein: MTKELKESDPGSPSPNVLRIILALRKWGWGSFWSQLVLAIIASIILIATIPFVTRAAAPNPNVPIATAPSPGIGMGILFTVIGIGIVYFTAFWSFRYTKLAQKLRGANGGERPSKLQTVKLLKTGAIFSLIGMPVTLIGANAIVGALTIKSLTPQPTGGYVGVISVQPIDMFVVQASILTILAHFVSLFASLWLLNRVSDKPTN
- a CDS encoding ComF family protein gives rise to the protein MWQKLNFVLGKCLDGLLESKCPLCQRSTPDRICGDCDRQITSCRYPQFCQPQPSALVPMLFSWGVYDGALKRAIAACKYERHPAIATLLGVKMAQAWQQDPMAKQLLQPRSGSISAVPIPLHPQRLQARGFNQAEVLASSFCAEVGYRCFPQALIRTKNTKPQIETKNIRERESNLARAFEIGKISGLGKSVILVDDIYTSGSTIREAIATLAGSNITVSAVVVLAKPKL
- a CDS encoding DUF1825 family protein; translation: MGFFDSEIVQQEARSLFQDYQSLMELGAGYGKFDREGKKLFIEKMEEMMDRYRIFMKRFELSDDFMAQMTMKQLQTQIGNFGITPQQMFDQMNMTLERMKSELK